Genomic window (Jeotgalibaca ciconiae):
CTCTTCTGATGAGCTTTCTTCGGATTCTTCTTCTGATTCAGCACTTCCATCTTCACTGGATTCATCTTTTGGAGGAATAACAAATGACGAGTTATCACTTCCAGAATTTTGTCCTAGTTGATTCGGATCATTATCATTAGCAGAGCCTCCAAATAATAATTCAAATAAAATAATTACTACAGTTAGGACAATCAGACCGATTGAAAGATTCATGATCAGATTGGAACGTTTACTTTTTTTATGGCGTTTAGCACGCGTTTCTCTTTCTTCTTCAGGCATTTTTGCATCTCCCTTCCGCATAATACTAGCACATTTTTTATTGTTATTCTTTGATAATTTGGTTACGAGAATATTTCATAAGATTACAGGTTTTCCTCTTCTTGTTTTACTATTTTTATCGTCTTTAATCTAGTTTGTAAACTGAATATTGCATCTACTATAAAAATAGCAACCGCAATTGCTCCGGATATTAATAAAGCTTCGCTTAATCTCAATTGCCCTTCTCCGTAATCGCCGTTAATAAACGAAAAAACAGCTCGATAGACAGCTTCCCCAGGCACTAATGGTATAAATCCAGGTAGAAAATAAACAGTTGCTGGAGTTTTTAAATAACGAGCGAAATAATGAGATAAAAAAGAAATCACAACTGCAGCAAGCAATGTAGCAGGTATTTTCTCCAAGAATTCTAACCCTACCAAATAGACAAACCATCCTAAAGAACCTGTTATGGCAGAATGTAATAACGCTCGTTTTGGAGCTTCCAGTAAAATAGCGAAAAAATATACAGAAACAAAAGCAATAAGGGATTCAAGGATAATTCGTATCATAAACCTAATCTACCCCCAATCACTAATCCGGAACCAATGCCAATCGCAATAAAAATAGCAATCACAAAAGCCTCCAACACCTTTGCCCCTCCCGACATATAATCTCCTTTAAAAATATCTCGGACTCCATTTGTCATAGCGGTACCAGGAAGCAGCGGCATAATCGCTGAAACAATCAGCAAGTCACCTTGTAACCCCAATGGAACAACTTTTGTAATAAAACTCGTTAACAAAGCAATAATAAAACTAGCCACCATATCTAAAATAAATGGTCTGACCATCCATCGTCTCCCATAATGAGTAATAAGAGTCACTGTGGCAGATATAGGTAAAAGAAAGATAAAATCAATCCATTTCCCACCATACATAATTAAAATCATCTGAATAAAGCTAAATATCGCCAAGTTTTTTCGAAAAGCATCGTATTGAATTTCATCGATATTCTGTAAGAATGAATAGGCTTCTTGTATCGTAATAATCCCTTCAGTAAACCTTCGAGAAACATCATTAACTTTCGTTATCTTATTCAGATTTGTGGTACGGTTCGATATACGTTTCACAACTGTAATGGCATCCATATTCGGACTATCCAACGTTGCAATCAGTCCCGTCGTAATCGCGATTGCATCAATCATCTCTAAATTTGTTTTTTTCAAAATCCGAGTGACGGTCTCTTCAACTCGATAGGTTTCTGCGTTGCTTTCTAGCATGATTTTCCCTGCAAGTACAGCAGTGTCCATATATAATTCATAATCCATTTCAGGCATCGAATCATCTCCTTTCATGGTCTGTTTCTTTTCATTTTCAGTATAGCGTATTCTAACATTACTTTCCTTAGTTTCATTCGATTATTCCCAAATGTTATCTTTTGACTTTTATTAAAAAGAAGCATACCTTTACTTTAAGTGAAAAATATAAGGAGGGTTCAATATGTCAAACATTTTAATTACGGGTGCTTCTGGAAATATAGGAACAGTCTTAACAGAACATTTAAAGAAAAATCATTCCCTCACATTAGTGGATGTAGATTTTTCTGATTTTTTTGATTTTTTAAAAGAAGGAACTGAGATAAAAGAAATTGATTTAACTGATCCTGAAAATGTAAACGGATTATTCGAGGGAATCGACTATGTTATTCATTTAGCTGGCGATCCCCGTCCTGATGCTGACTTCTATGGTTCACTTTTAGATTTAAATTATAAAGTTCCCCACAATATTTTCAAAGAAGCTGTTAAAGAAGATACATCTGTAAAGAGAGTCATTTTCGCGAGCTCGGTTCATGCTATTGGAGGGTATCCTCCCAATGTTCAAGTGAAAACAACCGATTATCCTCACCCAGCTGACTTATATGGCGTTTCAAAAGTCTACATGGAGGCTCTTGCAAGCTATCATTCTTACAAGTATGGGCAGGAATTTATCGGCATTCGTATTGGCGGATTCGACAGCGACATCACTCCAGGAACTGCTGATGCAGACGGGCTAGCGACTCATTTATCTAAACGGGATATGTGTCATCTGATTGATTGTTGTTTGACAGCAGACTTGAAACAACCATTTTTACTTGTTAATGGCGTTTCGAACAACCGATTCCCTCGCATGGATATTTCCCAAGCCTATTTTGATATCGGTTATTCTCCTCAAGATGATGCATTTGAAATGCAAGGAGACGGCGAATACGATTTTCATGAAGAGGATGATATTGAAGTGGATCCTAAAAAATAATCCCTTTTACAAAGATTCACAAAAAATGATATTCCTGCTATGATAAATGTGAATTCTTACAAAGAAAGGACTACATTTACATGGCAAAACGTAAAGGAAGGCAAATACAACGGAAAAATATACAAGTGAAAGCTCCGAAACTTTATGATTCTTTAGGGAAGGAAAAGGAAATCATCTCGCAAGAGGAACAAGAAGCAACTTATGAAAATACTTTTCTTTTCACCATAATCGGAATGTTCGTCGGAATGCTGATTGGATATTTCTTAGATAATATGGCGCTCGGATTTGGAATAGGTATTTTAATTGGGGGTATGATTGATTCCATTTTAAATACAGCACGAAAGAAAAAATTCGAAGCTGAACTAGCTCCAAATCAAGAAACCAGCAAAAAAAACTGATACAGATTGCTTCAAAGTGTTGCATTGAGAAACCGCTTATGCTAAAGTATTGGTAACTGAATAGAACACTTATCACAAAGGGGTGCCTTTACTGGCTGAGACTGAATGAAAATTCTAACCCTTCGAACCTGACTTCGTTAATACGAGCGTAGGGATTGTGTGAGTAAAGAACACGTAATGTATTCTTCTCCTTTGTAGTAGGTCTGTTCCATTCTACAATAAAGGAGGAGATTTTTTTATGTCAAAAAATTTAAACATCTGGATTGAAGGTACCATTATGGCAGCGTTGGCGACGGCATTATCATTTGTTCCGTTGGATATAGGGCCAAGTTTTTCTATAACAGTTGGCCAGCCTGTTTTAATTTTATACAGCTTACGTCGAGGATTTGGCCCTGGGCTCGTGGCTAGCTTTCTATGGGGAGTTTTGCATATCTTTGTAGGAAATGCGGACATCCTTACCCCTCTTCAAGGATTCATTGAATACTTTGTTGCTTTTGGCTTTTCTGGTTTTGCTGGTTTATGGGCAAATAAAACCCAAGTTGCTATTAAAGAAAAGAACTGGGGTCTTTCTGTTGTGTACATTACAATAGCTTCCATTGTAGGAGTAATTGCTCGTTATTTTTGGCACACGATTGCCGGATACTATTTCTGGGGTCAATACGCTCCTGAAGGGTGGAGTGCATGGTTCTACTCCATTGTACTGAACGGAGCTAGTGCTCTTGCTACCGGAATCTTTACAATCGTCGTCCTAGTAATTATTTACCGAACAACTCCACAGCTTTATACATCGATAAATAAAAAACTTGGGTATTGATTGCTCGTAAATAAAAATAAGGACTCTCAACTATAAATTAGTTTGAGATCCTTATTTTTTTACATCTTGGCATTGTCAATTTCCCATTCTTGGTAGTGTTTTTATCCTAACTTTTCTAAAAAACAGCCTCGAAAATCAACAGATTTTTTCAAATCGGAAACAACTGCTATAATATTCTTTATATTCGCTGAGCGGTATTGACAGAAATCATTTCCAGTTCTATACTAAAGTAGTTGTTGCGCGGTCATGGCGGAATGGCAGACGCGCCAGCTTGAGGGGCTGGTGGGGGCAACCCCGTGGAGGTTCAAGTCCTCTTGGCCGCATTGGTATAACAAATTTTTAGAACTTCTCTTTTTGAGAGGCTCTTTTTTTTATCCACTTTCCTAAGTGATTTCCTTATATTTTATCGTATTTTCTTCCGACTAGTCATCATTTTCATTCATTGCCAATCAGCCCCAGCTTTCCTTTACATTTTCCACACACATACCTCTTTGTATCAATCTTTCTTTTTCTTATGTATTTTTGCTGGCAATTTTTACAAAGATATACTTTGTTCTTTTGTATTTCAGATTCATTTTGAAGGTTTTTTACATAGCGGGCGCCGCCTGTTCTCGCCAATAATTCTTTAAAATCTCCGTCACGATGGCGGTAACCTTTCCCCATAATATGAAGATGATAATGACATAGTTCATGTTTAATAACAGCAATCAGTTCTTCCATTCCATATTGGAGAAGTACTCGTGGATTAAATTCCAAATGATGGGTTTGTAATAAATATCTTCCGCCAGTTGTACGAAGGCGTCTATTGAAAGAAGCTGTATGGTTAAACGATTGTTCGAAGAATTCTAAAGAAATATCTTCTACCAAAGATTGTAATTCTTTTTGGTTCACATATATTCCCCTTTCTTGTTCCATTTAATTTAGCAAACAAACTAAGAATCTTCAACCACATTTAAATGGCTGAAGATTCTTAGTTTCTTAACGTTTATTTTTCTAACGCTTCTACAATCGCTTTATTAAAAACTGGCAAGTCATCAGGTGTTCTACTTGTTATCAAACCACTTTCATCTATAACAAGCTCGCTGTCTTCCCATTTCGCACCGGCATTTATTAAATCAATACCGACTTGCTTAACAGATGTCATTTTCTTCCCTTCAACTATTTTTGCATTAATCATTAGCTGCGGTCCGTGACAAATGGTAAAGATAGGTTTTTTCTCTTGATCAAAGTGTCGTACAAATTCTAGAAAGCGATCGTCCGCCCTTAGTTTGTCCGGTGAAAACCCACCAGGAATTAAGAGTGCGTCATATTCTTCCGGTTTCGTATCGTCAATTCCTTTGTCAATGGTAACTTCTGCATCACCTTGTTTTCCTTTTACAACATTTCCAGCTTCTTTTTCGATTGTAACTAACTCATGGCCAGCTTTTTTCAACTCTTCTGCAGGAGATGTGTATTCTGAATCTTCAAATAAATCAGTAAGTAACACTGCAATTTTTTTACTCATTAACGATTTCTCCTTTCATTTGCTACTTATAGTGTAACAAAAGATAAAATCGAGACCAAATAAAACGATTTCCCCATTTTCTTCGCTTTTCTTCTTATCTTAATTTACAATTAAATTAATAGAGAAAGGTAGGGAATGCTATGTTTATTGGTATCGCAAGTAAGTTAATTATCGGTTTTTTTGCATTAATGATTGTCATGCGAGCTATTGGCAAAAAAGCTCTTTCAGAAATAACCCCCTTTGATATTATCTACTCCTTTGTTCTTGGAGGAATTGTAGAAGAATCTATCTACGATGATCAGATCCATGCTCTTCATATGCTCTTTGCATTTCTTGTGTGGGGAGTCATTATTTATATAGTGGAATCACTTCTACAAAGAAGAGACTCCCTAACCAGAAAAATGAAGGGTCGCTCTTCCGTGCTCATTTTCAATGGCGAATTGAATATGAAAGAAATAAAAGATAACCACATTGAAATGGAACAATTACGAAGTATGTTGCGAACGCAAAATTGTTTCTCTTTAAAAGAAGTACAATATGCGGTCATGGAAATCAATGGACAAGTTTCAGTCATGAAAAAAGATGAACAACACCCTATCTTCAGTTACTTGCTGATTGACGAAGGTGTTATTGAAAAAAAGACACTTATAAGCATCGGGAAAGACATAAAATGGCTATATGAAGAAATCGCTAAATTAAATCACCTTTCCACTGAAGATATCGTTTATGCAGAATGGTCTAATGAAGAGGGATTTTATATAAAAACATATGAAGACTCCATTGAAGAGCAATATGAAATTGACGGCTAAAAAAGAAAGCTTCTCTCTATTTTCAATCAAAGAGAAGCTTTCTTTTCTACTCTGGTAACATTGTTAACGCAATACGCCCTTTATTTAAATCAACACTTTCAATCCAAACTTTAACAATGTCTCCTACACCCACAACATCTGATGGGTGTTTTACAAATTTATTACTTAATTTGGAAATATGAACGAGGCCATCTTGTTTTACCCCAATGTCAACGAATGCTCCAAAATCTACTACATTCCGAACTGTTCCTTCTAATTCCATTCCTTCTTTTAAATCTTCCATCGACAATACATCTTGTCGCAAAATCGGTTGGGCAATCTCTTCACGTAAATCTCTACCAGGTTTGGTTAAACCTTCAATGATATCTTGGAGAGTTTCTCTTCCTAAGCCAGTTTCTTGCATAATGAATGATTTATTTAAATTAGCTAACTCTTCGCGAGCTCTATCTGTTCCAACATCTTTTAACCCTAATCCTGCTAATTCCAATACTTGTTTTGCTTCTTTATAAGTCTCTGGATGAATATCGGTATTATCTAAGATATTTTTTGCATCAATAATCCGTAAGAATCCTGCTGCTTGTTGGAAAGCTTTTGGTCCCAAACGAGGAACTTTTTTCAATTGCGGTCGTCCAGTGAACGCTCCATTTTCTTCTCTAAATAAAACAATATTTGTCGCGATGGTTTTGTTTAGACCAGATATATGTTGCAGCAAGGGTGCACTTGCTGTATTTAAATTTACTCCTACTTGGTTTACTGCTGTTTCCACTACAAAATCGAGTCGTTCTGTCAAACGCTTTTGAGATA
Coding sequences:
- a CDS encoding threonine/serine exporter family protein, yielding MIRIILESLIAFVSVYFFAILLEAPKRALLHSAITGSLGWFVYLVGLEFLEKIPATLLAAVVISFLSHYFARYLKTPATVYFLPGFIPLVPGEAVYRAVFSFINGDYGEGQLRLSEALLISGAIAVAIFIVDAIFSLQTRLKTIKIVKQEEENL
- a CDS encoding type 1 glutamine amidotransferase domain-containing protein is translated as MSKKIAVLLTDLFEDSEYTSPAEELKKAGHELVTIEKEAGNVVKGKQGDAEVTIDKGIDDTKPEEYDALLIPGGFSPDKLRADDRFLEFVRHFDQEKKPIFTICHGPQLMINAKIVEGKKMTSVKQVGIDLINAGAKWEDSELVIDESGLITSRTPDDLPVFNKAIVEALEK
- a CDS encoding NAD-dependent epimerase/dehydratase family protein codes for the protein MSNILITGASGNIGTVLTEHLKKNHSLTLVDVDFSDFFDFLKEGTEIKEIDLTDPENVNGLFEGIDYVIHLAGDPRPDADFYGSLLDLNYKVPHNIFKEAVKEDTSVKRVIFASSVHAIGGYPPNVQVKTTDYPHPADLYGVSKVYMEALASYHSYKYGQEFIGIRIGGFDSDITPGTADADGLATHLSKRDMCHLIDCCLTADLKQPFLLVNGVSNNRFPRMDISQAYFDIGYSPQDDAFEMQGDGEYDFHEEDDIEVDPKK
- a CDS encoding SprT family protein, producing the protein MNQKELQSLVEDISLEFFEQSFNHTASFNRRLRTTGGRYLLQTHHLEFNPRVLLQYGMEELIAVIKHELCHYHLHIMGKGYRHRDGDFKELLARTGGARYVKNLQNESEIQKNKVYLCKNCQQKYIRKRKIDTKRYVCGKCKGKLGLIGNE
- the thiT gene encoding energy-coupled thiamine transporter ThiT, which codes for MSKNLNIWIEGTIMAALATALSFVPLDIGPSFSITVGQPVLILYSLRRGFGPGLVASFLWGVLHIFVGNADILTPLQGFIEYFVAFGFSGFAGLWANKTQVAIKEKNWGLSVVYITIASIVGVIARYFWHTIAGYYFWGQYAPEGWSAWFYSIVLNGASALATGIFTIVVLVIIYRTTPQLYTSINKKLGY
- a CDS encoding threonine/serine exporter family protein translates to MPEMDYELYMDTAVLAGKIMLESNAETYRVEETVTRILKKTNLEMIDAIAITTGLIATLDSPNMDAITVVKRISNRTTNLNKITKVNDVSRRFTEGIITIQEAYSFLQNIDEIQYDAFRKNLAIFSFIQMILIMYGGKWIDFIFLLPISATVTLITHYGRRWMVRPFILDMVASFIIALLTSFITKVVPLGLQGDLLIVSAIMPLLPGTAMTNGVRDIFKGDYMSGGAKVLEAFVIAIFIAIGIGSGLVIGGRLGL
- a CDS encoding DUF421 domain-containing protein, producing MFIGIASKLIIGFFALMIVMRAIGKKALSEITPFDIIYSFVLGGIVEESIYDDQIHALHMLFAFLVWGVIIYIVESLLQRRDSLTRKMKGRSSVLIFNGELNMKEIKDNHIEMEQLRSMLRTQNCFSLKEVQYAVMEINGQVSVMKKDEQHPIFSYLLIDEGVIEKKTLISIGKDIKWLYEEIAKLNHLSTEDIVYAEWSNEEGFYIKTYEDSIEEQYEIDG